A single window of Thiomicrorhabdus immobilis DNA harbors:
- a CDS encoding TonB-dependent receptor — MHNLPFKPKPSVLLFATLFASHAHISHAESTSLDAIQVTSSTIEDRFESDTNNPSSTMLISGEAVEAKHATNIIEVLRSVPGITADLAGEGDGIKIKIRGIDNQRYMGEKPGVAIVIDGVPVFERTGKVNIDLDNIESIRIVKGGASYLFGEDALAGAVIITTKRGADNAGATLELDTGSYGYTRKQLKLGLAEDEFAGHIQYSDRHNDGYYALSQRDSKSLSGNFQYYMDDSSDFTFGFEKADRFRDRDGSVTGVTAAETDPEGELEGRGYTRMFNVDLSRLNLTYSKDFSDTGNFQAIVYQYEDITDFWSAPIKYDGTGATVGDDQVDMYQNLNDYHQIQRGLKLETRDSFGNWALMGGLEFKKNTFDEVTTVKEDYRTFKFGSTITAGTIKSDSYREEITKAAYTEAKLAVNSDLDITVNYRFDQIDMDGLDRLTDTTSSDTFNMHSFRLGGDYDLSESSSLYSSVSTGFRAPTLEQMATNDNLKPETTYNFELGLRNSVNLLGWQTKMNTSAFYIDRSDFITSSIGQYVNSNVTNQYDIEELYENIGQTTSYGLELALQTEKKHDLSFDFAYTYLVSKFGSYEDFYLALGNPYGTVLNSLSAMTDPTKEVYFQHYDNSGNYVPRTPTHSANFRTNWYATNHLTLNAEVDYRGESYADEINQEKMPARTLFNLGLEYKTKAKVVGGRPSDLSFFLKVDNVLDDQFYSIVRGTYDSNQDGVYNQEDLSINVDPGRVWMAGLKVKF, encoded by the coding sequence ATGCATAACCTCCCTTTCAAACCCAAACCTTCAGTGCTTCTATTCGCTACGTTATTTGCTTCCCATGCCCATATAAGCCATGCCGAATCAACTAGCCTTGATGCCATCCAAGTGACCAGTTCCACAATTGAAGACCGTTTTGAAAGTGATACAAACAATCCTTCAAGCACCATGCTTATCAGCGGAGAAGCGGTCGAAGCAAAACATGCAACCAATATCATTGAAGTACTCCGCAGTGTACCTGGTATTACCGCTGATTTAGCCGGTGAAGGCGATGGTATTAAAATCAAGATTCGTGGTATTGATAACCAACGTTATATGGGTGAAAAGCCAGGAGTAGCGATTGTCATCGATGGCGTCCCTGTGTTTGAACGTACCGGAAAGGTCAATATCGATCTAGATAATATTGAATCTATTCGTATCGTGAAAGGCGGAGCGTCTTACCTATTTGGTGAAGACGCTTTGGCTGGTGCAGTCATTATTACCACTAAACGTGGTGCAGATAACGCGGGAGCAACCTTGGAACTGGATACAGGAAGCTACGGCTATACTCGTAAACAACTCAAACTTGGTCTAGCCGAAGACGAATTCGCTGGCCATATCCAGTATTCAGACAGACATAACGACGGTTACTATGCCTTATCTCAACGTGACTCAAAAAGTCTCTCTGGAAATTTTCAGTATTACATGGATGACAGTAGTGATTTCACATTCGGTTTTGAGAAGGCAGACCGATTCCGTGATCGAGATGGCTCTGTGACAGGTGTTACCGCTGCGGAAACCGACCCTGAAGGCGAACTTGAAGGACGAGGTTATACTCGCATGTTCAATGTCGACTTATCCCGCTTAAACCTCACTTACTCAAAAGATTTTTCCGATACAGGAAATTTTCAAGCGATTGTTTATCAATATGAAGACATTACCGACTTTTGGTCAGCGCCTATCAAATACGATGGCACGGGTGCAACAGTGGGTGACGATCAAGTGGATATGTATCAAAACCTAAATGATTACCACCAGATTCAACGCGGATTAAAACTCGAAACACGTGACTCATTCGGTAACTGGGCCTTAATGGGCGGGCTTGAATTCAAAAAGAACACGTTTGATGAAGTGACAACAGTAAAAGAAGACTATCGTACCTTCAAATTCGGCAGCACCATTACGGCTGGCACGATTAAATCCGATTCGTATCGCGAAGAAATCACCAAAGCCGCATACACTGAAGCCAAACTTGCGGTAAATTCTGATTTGGACATCACGGTGAACTACCGTTTTGACCAAATCGATATGGACGGTTTAGATAGACTTACAGATACAACATCGAGCGACACTTTTAACATGCACTCTTTCCGTCTAGGCGGTGATTATGACCTCAGTGAAAGTAGCTCACTATATAGCTCTGTCTCAACCGGTTTTCGTGCGCCTACCCTTGAACAAATGGCCACCAATGACAACCTAAAACCTGAAACCACCTACAACTTTGAACTAGGTTTACGTAATTCAGTCAACCTTTTGGGCTGGCAGACCAAGATGAATACCTCTGCTTTCTATATTGACCGCAGTGATTTTATTACCAGCAGTATCGGGCAGTACGTAAACAGCAATGTCACCAACCAATATGATATTGAAGAACTTTATGAAAACATCGGACAAACCACCAGCTATGGCTTAGAGCTGGCTCTGCAAACCGAAAAGAAACATGACCTTTCATTCGACTTTGCCTACACCTATCTTGTGAGTAAATTCGGTAGTTATGAGGATTTTTACCTTGCTTTAGGAAATCCGTACGGTACGGTTTTAAATTCATTATCTGCAATGACAGACCCAACCAAAGAAGTCTATTTCCAGCACTATGACAACAGCGGCAATTATGTTCCAAGAACCCCAACCCATAGCGCGAACTTCCGTACCAACTGGTATGCCACAAACCACCTCACTCTCAATGCAGAAGTGGACTACCGTGGTGAAAGCTATGCCGATGAAATCAACCAAGAGAAAATGCCAGCACGCACACTATTTAACCTGGGATTGGAATACAAAACCAAAGCTAAAGTCGTAGGCGGTAGGCCTTCTGATTTAAGTTTCTTCCTGAAAGTGGATAACGTACTTGATGACCAATTCTATTCGATTGTACGTGGTACCTACGACAGCAACCAGGATGGTGTTTATAACCAAGAAGACCTTTCCATCAACGTTGATCCAGGTCGTGTTTGGATGGCTGGTTTAAAAGTTAAATTCTAA
- a CDS encoding RluA family pseudouridine synthase — protein MTQFQFDSNWIIYADAHLIVANKPSGLLSVPGRGPDKQECLLSHLMTDFPDAKIVHRLDMDTSGLMVVARSAEVHRHLSRQFQERQTKKRYYAVCAGKPSLESGYINLPMRCDWERRPLQMIDFKQGKGALTHWKVLEQYVDSFLVELSPVTGRSHQLRLHMKSLGHPILGDNLYADSDSLRQSNRLMLHAKFLSFIHPITNQSLTFDCPADF, from the coding sequence ATGACCCAATTTCAATTTGATTCCAACTGGATTATCTACGCGGACGCACATTTAATTGTGGCCAATAAACCCAGCGGGCTACTTTCCGTACCTGGCCGCGGCCCTGACAAACAAGAATGTTTGCTATCCCATCTAATGACCGATTTTCCCGATGCAAAAATCGTGCACCGTCTGGACATGGACACCTCTGGCTTAATGGTCGTCGCACGTTCTGCTGAAGTCCACCGCCACCTTAGCCGCCAATTCCAGGAGCGCCAAACCAAGAAGCGTTACTATGCGGTCTGTGCCGGTAAACCTAGCCTTGAAAGCGGTTATATAAACTTGCCTATGCGTTGCGACTGGGAACGTCGACCGTTACAAATGATTGACTTCAAACAAGGTAAAGGCGCTTTAACGCATTGGAAAGTGCTTGAACAATACGTGGATTCTTTTTTAGTAGAACTCTCGCCCGTCACCGGTCGTTCGCATCAACTCAGATTACATATGAAATCACTTGGCCACCCTATTTTAGGAGACAACCTTTATGCGGATTCCGATAGTTTACGCCAATCCAATCGATTGATGTTGCACGCTAAATTCTTAAGTTTTATACACCCTATCACCAACCAATCACTAACATTTGATTGCCCTGCTGACTTTTAA
- a CDS encoding low molecular weight protein-tyrosine-phosphatase: MNKVSVLFVCLGNICRSPTAHAVFRKMVQDQGLQDLIAIDSAGTAAYHIGKHPDTRSMQTARNRGIEMLDLRARKVDFGDFYEYDYILAMDEENYHNLLDLALPEHKEKIQMFLDYTNDYEESEVPDPYYGGAQGFEHVFDLVESASEGLLNHIKITHLS; the protein is encoded by the coding sequence ATGAATAAAGTTTCTGTACTGTTTGTTTGTCTTGGCAATATTTGCCGTTCTCCAACTGCACATGCGGTGTTTAGAAAAATGGTACAAGACCAAGGTTTGCAAGATTTGATTGCTATCGATTCGGCAGGCACAGCGGCTTATCATATTGGCAAACATCCTGATACACGTTCGATGCAGACGGCACGTAATCGTGGTATTGAGATGTTGGATTTAAGGGCACGTAAGGTCGATTTTGGCGATTTTTATGAATATGATTATATTCTGGCGATGGATGAAGAGAATTATCACAACTTGCTCGATTTAGCCCTGCCAGAACATAAAGAGAAAATTCAGATGTTTTTGGACTATACCAATGATTATGAAGAGTCGGAGGTGCCAGATCCTTATTATGGCGGGGCTCAAGGTTTTGAGCATGTGTTTGATTTGGTGGAGTCAGCTTCGGAAGGGCTTTTAAACCATATCAAGATAACCCACTTGAGTTAA
- the cobN gene encoding cobaltochelatase subunit CobN, whose product MKHYSLWMFLLSGWLTIWSAPVFSSEAQTNQTGTNKVALISTEFVLSHKFKLLEPISKQQGVEFSWVQVDAKNGSGGLKGVQKTLKNAGLVIIDAPRNEDQAIIENMAGETLRALKVPVLHINRFSRTLKMRTVNMSGQVGQHIYAYYLGGMTDNHRLLFDYAKALMAGGDLAQIPPPIEMPNGGIYHPKYTKQIFTDLPSYLSWWQQQNPKDDLNGKQNTPGLVIGMETTSSYLSDGQTRHLDAVIAEIEQRGAMPLVYYRAARVNQSTFAKRPQQGTTQPQGKPQNQPSGRPMPANSNKPQTASQRPSGRPLTANQATNQTDNPFPNPKTGRPYKFDEPLITYHGKVLPNVMLVNTFLGGDTDGKKLRYQAQGIPVLNILHYRDGGRDVYLEDLAGVSSFRLPFTLTNAEYIGLQDPVVLTVNPDGEMIALPEQMDLLLGKAMNLAKLQQKANADKKLALLFWNHPPGEKNQGASNMNVPRSIEKLVTDLKQQGYQFEDITEQQMIDAVATMLRPAYRQNALPELMQTEMWDFMPLATYQAWFKKLPQTVQADMNQHWGDAEQNNWLLEYQGQKGFVIPRLKLGNLIVMPQPNRGGSTAEQDKDLFHDTKKPMNHYYAAAYLWIREVYKTDAIVHWGTHGTQEWHPGKERGLWAYDYPNLAVGNTPVVYPYIVDNIGEALHVKRRGRGVIISYQVPSFSPAGLSDDFVAINDTIREYTSLDDGLVKSNAKELIIEQAVKMKIPEDMGWKVADLHANFDSFLRDIENYLEDLGSAMQPLGLHTFGETAEDDHLALNIMLMLGDDLMQPLGFKDSRQLFKADYKLIKESAPFKFVRSHIIQQQPLSANDQANLALAAIVKQGIKYANNMQAETETSGLLTGLSAKWVDPSYGGDPIRNPDALPTGRNMYGFDPSRIPTKAAYAAGVQAMKELVISHQATHNEFPKKLTFTMWSSETLRHLGMLEAQIFYAMGVKPTWDRGGRVTGLKVIPLEELGRPRIDTVISLTGLYRDQFPNVMERFNEAIEMLANLDESPEQNLIKANTLRIEKELLASGIDAKSARIFALTRVFGTESGDYGTKLPDATLASDQWDEKDGKLAELYLSRMSWAYGPDKSQWSQKAKDATGKIVNVYAEQLKGTSAAVFSRSSNLRGLLDLDHPFEYLGGISLAVQHLDGQAPQLYISNMRDPKKAKLQTAERFLATELRAVYQHPNWVKEMQKEGYAGTLEMLDVINNFWGWQVMDRNVVRDDQWQEFHEVYIKDKYNLEMKAWFEKSNPTAKAQIAERMLEAIRKDYWKASEQTKKELVQVYQELAEKYDVHTDNQTFKAYVAELATGYGLSAAPAPDAALSAAEPAAVETPEQPENAEPTEPTEALETVQGQVMQEQTEQEPQEPQPRWWLALFALLLLGAIHQAWLRRKQSV is encoded by the coding sequence ATGAAACACTACTCGTTATGGATGTTTCTGCTAAGCGGGTGGTTGACTATTTGGTCAGCCCCCGTTTTTTCGTCAGAAGCACAGACAAACCAAACAGGAACAAACAAAGTGGCTCTGATCTCTACCGAGTTTGTACTAAGCCATAAATTTAAGTTACTCGAGCCAATTTCCAAACAGCAAGGTGTTGAATTTTCTTGGGTACAAGTCGATGCAAAAAACGGTTCTGGTGGTTTAAAGGGGGTTCAGAAAACTCTAAAAAATGCAGGCCTGGTCATTATTGATGCTCCAAGAAACGAAGACCAAGCGATAATTGAAAATATGGCAGGTGAGACGTTACGCGCGTTAAAAGTACCCGTTTTGCATATCAACCGCTTTAGCCGAACCTTAAAGATGCGCACGGTCAATATGAGTGGGCAGGTTGGACAACATATTTACGCCTATTATTTGGGAGGCATGACCGACAACCATCGTTTGTTGTTTGACTATGCCAAAGCCCTAATGGCTGGTGGCGACTTAGCCCAAATTCCACCCCCCATTGAGATGCCAAATGGCGGAATCTACCACCCAAAATACACAAAACAAATCTTTACCGACCTACCAAGCTATTTAAGCTGGTGGCAACAGCAAAACCCAAAAGATGACCTAAACGGTAAACAAAATACACCAGGCCTGGTCATAGGCATGGAAACCACCTCAAGTTATCTATCCGATGGTCAAACTCGTCATTTGGATGCGGTGATTGCTGAGATTGAACAACGTGGTGCTATGCCGCTGGTCTATTATCGAGCAGCCAGAGTCAATCAAAGCACCTTTGCTAAACGACCGCAACAAGGTACAACTCAACCGCAAGGAAAACCTCAAAACCAACCTTCTGGTCGTCCAATGCCAGCCAACTCTAACAAGCCACAAACCGCTTCGCAAAGACCAAGTGGTCGTCCCTTAACAGCGAATCAAGCAACTAATCAAACCGACAACCCTTTTCCCAATCCCAAAACAGGGCGTCCTTATAAATTTGACGAGCCATTAATCACTTATCACGGCAAGGTTTTACCCAATGTCATGCTAGTCAATACCTTTTTAGGTGGCGATACCGATGGCAAAAAATTACGTTATCAAGCCCAAGGTATCCCTGTTCTCAACATCCTGCACTACCGTGATGGTGGTCGAGATGTTTACCTTGAGGATTTGGCAGGTGTGAGCTCATTCCGCTTACCCTTCACCTTAACCAATGCCGAATATATCGGGTTGCAAGACCCTGTGGTGTTAACGGTAAACCCAGATGGCGAAATGATTGCCCTGCCTGAACAGATGGATTTACTGCTAGGTAAAGCGATGAACTTGGCCAAGTTACAGCAAAAAGCCAATGCCGATAAAAAATTGGCATTACTGTTTTGGAACCACCCTCCTGGTGAAAAAAACCAAGGTGCGTCCAATATGAATGTACCGCGTTCCATTGAAAAATTGGTTACCGATTTAAAACAACAAGGTTATCAATTTGAGGATATTACCGAGCAACAAATGATTGATGCGGTGGCAACGATGCTACGCCCCGCTTATCGTCAAAACGCCCTGCCTGAATTAATGCAAACCGAGATGTGGGATTTTATGCCACTGGCAACTTACCAGGCCTGGTTCAAAAAATTACCACAAACAGTGCAAGCGGATATGAACCAGCACTGGGGGGATGCCGAGCAGAATAATTGGCTGCTGGAATACCAAGGACAAAAAGGCTTTGTCATTCCTCGCTTAAAACTTGGCAATTTAATCGTTATGCCGCAGCCAAATCGTGGTGGCAGCACGGCCGAACAAGACAAAGACCTGTTTCATGACACTAAAAAACCCATGAATCACTACTATGCGGCTGCCTATCTTTGGATTCGTGAAGTCTATAAAACCGATGCCATCGTTCATTGGGGTACTCACGGCACGCAAGAGTGGCACCCAGGTAAAGAACGTGGTCTTTGGGCGTATGACTACCCTAATTTAGCGGTTGGCAACACCCCCGTTGTTTACCCCTATATTGTCGATAACATTGGTGAAGCGCTTCACGTTAAACGCCGTGGCCGAGGGGTGATTATCAGCTATCAAGTACCGTCTTTTTCGCCAGCTGGCCTGTCTGACGATTTTGTAGCCATCAATGACACCATTCGTGAATACACCTCATTGGATGATGGTTTGGTGAAATCAAATGCCAAAGAGCTGATTATTGAGCAAGCCGTCAAAATGAAAATCCCCGAAGATATGGGATGGAAAGTCGCCGACTTACACGCTAATTTCGACTCGTTTTTACGTGACATTGAAAACTACCTGGAAGACCTAGGTTCAGCCATGCAACCTTTAGGCTTACATACCTTTGGTGAAACCGCGGAGGACGACCATTTAGCCCTCAATATTATGCTGATGCTGGGTGATGACTTAATGCAACCGCTTGGATTCAAAGACAGCCGCCAACTCTTTAAAGCGGATTACAAACTCATTAAAGAGAGTGCACCATTTAAGTTTGTGCGTAGCCATATCATCCAACAGCAACCGTTGTCTGCCAATGACCAAGCGAATTTAGCCTTAGCTGCCATCGTGAAACAAGGCATTAAATACGCCAATAATATGCAAGCAGAAACTGAAACCAGCGGATTGTTAACAGGCCTGTCTGCCAAATGGGTTGACCCGTCATACGGTGGCGATCCCATTCGCAATCCAGATGCCTTGCCAACAGGACGCAACATGTATGGTTTCGATCCCTCACGCATTCCCACCAAAGCCGCTTATGCCGCAGGGGTGCAAGCGATGAAAGAGTTGGTTATTAGTCATCAAGCGACCCATAACGAGTTCCCGAAAAAACTCACTTTTACCATGTGGAGCTCCGAGACTTTGCGTCATTTAGGGATGTTGGAAGCCCAAATATTTTATGCCATGGGAGTAAAACCCACTTGGGATAGAGGTGGACGAGTGACTGGCTTGAAGGTCATTCCTTTGGAGGAACTGGGGCGCCCGCGTATTGATACCGTGATTTCATTAACAGGGCTGTATCGCGACCAATTCCCGAATGTGATGGAACGGTTCAATGAAGCAATCGAAATGTTGGCTAATCTGGATGAGTCACCAGAACAAAACCTGATTAAAGCCAATACCTTACGCATTGAAAAAGAGCTACTCGCCTCAGGTATTGATGCCAAATCAGCCAGAATTTTTGCTCTAACCCGAGTATTTGGAACCGAGAGCGGAGATTACGGCACTAAATTGCCCGATGCCACTTTGGCCTCCGACCAATGGGATGAAAAAGATGGCAAACTCGCCGAGCTGTATCTGTCGCGCATGTCTTGGGCGTATGGTCCAGATAAATCGCAATGGAGTCAAAAAGCCAAAGATGCCACAGGCAAAATAGTCAATGTCTATGCCGAGCAGCTTAAAGGCACCAGTGCGGCGGTTTTCTCTCGTTCTTCCAATTTACGTGGCCTGTTGGATTTAGACCATCCGTTTGAATATTTAGGTGGGATTTCTCTGGCGGTTCAACACTTGGATGGCCAAGCCCCTCAGCTGTATATCTCAAATATGCGCGATCCTAAAAAAGCCAAATTGCAAACCGCAGAGCGTTTTTTAGCCACGGAATTACGTGCGGTCTATCAGCACCCAAATTGGGTCAAAGAGATGCAAAAAGAAGGTTATGCGGGCACATTGGAAATGCTGGATGTCATCAATAACTTCTGGGGCTGGCAAGTGATGGATCGCAATGTGGTGCGTGACGACCAATGGCAAGAATTTCATGAAGTGTATATCAAAGATAAATACAACTTAGAGATGAAAGCCTGGTTTGAAAAGTCTAACCCAACCGCCAAAGCGCAAATTGCCGAACGTATGTTGGAGGCGATTCGTAAAGACTACTGGAAAGCGAGTGAGCAAACCAAAAAAGAGTTGGTGCAAGTCTATCAAGAGTTGGCCGAAAAGTATGATGTGCATACCGATAATCAAACCTTTAAGGCTTATGTCGCTGAATTGGCCACAGGTTATGGACTCAGTGCCGCCCCTGCTCCTGATGCCGCGTTATCCGCTGCCGAACCTGCCGCAGTCGAAACACCCGAGCAACCAGAAAACGCAGAACCGACTGAACCGACCGAAGCATTAGAAACCGTGCAAGGCCAAGTCATGCAAGAACAAACAGAACAAGAACCGCAAGAACCCCAACCACGCTGGTGGTTAGCCTTATTTGCATTATTACTCTTGGGCGCAATTCACCAGGCCTGGTTACGTAGAAAACAGTCCGTTTAA
- a CDS encoding MotA/TolQ/ExbB proton channel family protein, giving the protein MNFIEQMMADVSSLFLAPVLIVLALMFLYALYELGRFSFELIMRRLSGQAEQPLSYFWGKNPELDQQEVELYLLKQLEPLRLVSRIAPMLGLVATMIPMGPALMAVASGNFMDVANNLTVAFAAVIIALMSASITFWILSVRRRWLLEELKMLVKNRAEKTTNPETVTA; this is encoded by the coding sequence ATGAATTTTATTGAACAGATGATGGCCGATGTTTCCAGCCTCTTTTTAGCCCCGGTTTTAATCGTATTGGCGTTGATGTTTTTATACGCCTTATATGAACTGGGACGTTTTAGTTTTGAACTCATTATGCGAAGACTAAGTGGTCAAGCCGAACAACCTTTAAGCTATTTTTGGGGTAAAAACCCCGAATTGGACCAGCAAGAGGTTGAGCTTTATCTGTTGAAACAATTAGAGCCTTTACGTTTAGTCAGCCGAATTGCACCTATGCTCGGACTGGTTGCCACCATGATTCCAATGGGGCCTGCGTTGATGGCGGTGGCTTCGGGTAATTTTATGGATGTGGCTAATAATTTAACCGTGGCATTCGCGGCGGTTATCATCGCTCTGATGTCGGCATCCATCACCTTTTGGATTTTATCGGTACGTCGTCGTTGGTTATTGGAAGAGCTTAAAATGCTGGTAAAAAATCGAGCAGAAAAAACAACAAATCCAGAAACTGTCACAGCTTAA
- a CDS encoding DUF2149 domain-containing protein, translating to MSQIDLNIIEEDEDDPILSVVNMVDLFLVVIAVLLIIVMSNPINPFNSAENVTVIKNAGQPNMEILVKEGDQLKEYKSTGQMGEGKGSKAGVAYRLEDGSMIYVPEEKNQ from the coding sequence ATGAGCCAAATCGATTTAAATATTATTGAAGAAGACGAAGACGACCCGATTTTAAGTGTGGTCAATATGGTTGATCTGTTTTTGGTGGTGATTGCGGTACTGTTGATTATTGTGATGAGCAACCCGATTAATCCGTTTAACAGCGCCGAGAACGTCACCGTGATTAAAAATGCGGGACAACCTAATATGGAAATCTTGGTCAAAGAGGGTGACCAATTAAAAGAGTATAAATCCACAGGGCAAATGGGCGAAGGTAAAGGCTCTAAAGCAGGAGTCGCTTATCGATTGGAAGATGGCAGTATGATTTATGTACCAGAAGAGAAAAATCAATAA